The following is a genomic window from Xiphophorus couchianus chromosome 5, X_couchianus-1.0, whole genome shotgun sequence.
ttaatcagtttaatctGCATGAATTTTCTTCCTATTATTATTTAATGGTGGTTAAGGTTTGTGGAGCATTAGCTTTACTAACTGGAATGGATCCTGTCCCTTTACCCGCCTCTCCATCGTAACCCTTAACCCAGTGAACCCGGTCGGCCCGAGGGCATGGCGGTGCAGATAGAAGtcatggaggaggaggaggaggaagacgaagaCGTTTCACCAAAGTAACCTGCTGTTCATCTGAGTTCAGGTGTTTCTGAACCAGACAGGAAGCTCCACCTGATtatccagccaatcagagattggtttccatggtgaccTGACCTATGACCTCCCCGGCTGGGCGTTGGTTCTATGCCAGCTGGGAGCTGAACCAGGATCAGCCGCTAAATTTACCTCAGATTACCAGCAGAGCCGTTGCTGAGAGGACCGTCAGACCGCAGACAACAACATGTCCCTTAGCAATACCGCCGGACCTGGACCCGGAACCGGACCCGCCTGGAAGAATCACAGCTTCAGCACAGTGGGGGGCAGGGACCCCCCTCTATCTGACCAGGGAGAGACTATCATCGGGGTCTACCTCCTGCTGCTGGGTGGGTTCTGGACCAGAGGAACCTTCTGGACCTTCTGGAGGTTCTACAGAACCTTCTGGACCTCGGTCCAATATTCGCTGTCCTCTGCAGCGCGCTGACTGACCCTGATCGGTGGGTTCGCTGTCTTCTCTGTCCCCAGGTTGGATGTCCTGGTTTGGGAACAGCATCGTCCTCTTTGTCCTCCTCAGACAGAGAGCGTCTCTGCAGCCCACTGACTACCTGACCTTTAACCTCGCCGTCTCCGATGCCAGCATCTCCGTGTTTGGCTACTCCAGAGGCATCATTGAGATCTTCAACGTCTTCCAGGACAGCAGCCACCTTGTCTCCTCCGTCTGGACCTGTCAGGTATCTCTACTGGAGCAGATGGACTCCTCTGTCCTGCTTTAGGTAGAAAGGGTTCctctgtggttctctttcaggTGGACGGGTTCTTCACGCTGGTGTTTGGTCTCAGCAGCATCTACACCCTGACGGTGATCAGCTTCACCCGTTACATTAAAGGGTGCCACTCCACCAGAGGTCTGGGCCCAGCAGAACTCATCTCGGTACTTTCAGAATCTCGGTTGGAAGATGCTTCTGACCCTGTAGCTCTGTCTTGTGTTTCAGCTCATCGCATCACCAGGAGCTCTGTCTTcgtctctctgctctgcatctgGGTCACGGCTGTGTTCTGGTCTGCAGCGCCGCTCTTAGGCTGGGGCAGCTACACAGGTAGGaacccggttctgatccaaacccACCTCTGGCACTGCCCCTCACCGCTGCTGCTCTGCAGATCGGGGGTACGGTACTTGTGAGATCGACTGGTCCAAAGCCAGCTACTCTGCCGTCTACCGGTCTTACATCATCTCCATCTTCGTCTTCTGCT
Proteins encoded in this region:
- the opn6a gene encoding opsin 6, group member a isoform X1, translating into MSLSNTAGPGPGTGPAWKNHSFSTVGGRDPPLSDQGETIIGVYLLLLGWMSWFGNSIVLFVLLRQRASLQPTDYLTFNLAVSDASISVFGYSRGIIEIFNVFQDSSHLVSSVWTCQVDGFFTLVFGLSSIYTLTVISFTRYIKGCHSTRAHRITRSSVFVSLLCIWVTAVFWSAAPLLGWGSYTDRGYGTCEIDWSKASYSAVYRSYIISIFVFCFFVPVLIMLFCYVSIINTVKRGNALSANGDLTDRQRKIERDVTIVSIVICTAFILAWSPYAVVSMWSACGFHVPNLTSIFTRLFAKSASFYNPLIYFGLSSKFRKDVAILLPCTQNAKDAVRLKRFRPKAEGHGRRAAGGARLKGPLNRSEKKYSPMNQSPQAATPGSGKETPPPGTAPADAKEVFFINMAAAHEASSEFECVRL